A window from Symbiopectobacterium purcellii encodes these proteins:
- a CDS encoding IS5 family transposase has protein sequence MAKQKFKITNWPAYNKALRQRGSLTVWLDQSAIAAWTDSSSPEGRGRPLYYSDMAVTTVLMMKRVFNLSLRALQGFVDSIFKLMSLPLCCPDYSLVSRRAKSVNISIKTPTRGEISHLVIDSTGLKVFGEGEWKVRQHGADRRRVWRKLHLAADSATHEIICADLSLSGTTDAQALPGLINQTHRKIREVSADGAYDARYCHDALLRKKIRPLIPPRSGAKYWPDKYHERNHAVANQRLSGSNDMWKKKVGYHRRSVAETAMFRIKTLLGGHLSLRDYDAQVGEAMAMVKALNRMTLLGMPHSVRIG, from the coding sequence ATGGCAAAGCAAAAGTTTAAAATCACCAACTGGCCTGCGTACAACAAAGCACTCAGACAACGCGGTTCCCTGACAGTCTGGCTTGATCAGTCGGCCATCGCTGCATGGACTGACAGTTCTTCGCCTGAAGGTCGTGGCCGGCCGCTTTACTACAGCGATATGGCTGTTACCACAGTCCTGATGATGAAGCGTGTGTTTAACCTGTCGCTCCGGGCATTACAGGGCTTCGTTGATTCGATTTTTAAACTCATGTCTTTGCCGCTGTGCTGCCCGGACTACTCGCTGGTCAGCAGACGAGCAAAGAGCGTCAACATCAGCATAAAAACGCCAACGCGTGGTGAAATCTCGCATCTGGTCATCGACAGTACCGGTCTGAAGGTCTTTGGCGAAGGTGAATGGAAAGTCAGGCAGCATGGGGCTGACAGACGAAGAGTGTGGCGCAAGCTTCATCTGGCAGCAGACAGTGCGACGCATGAGATTATCTGTGCCGACTTATCGCTCAGCGGAACGACAGATGCCCAGGCACTGCCGGGCTTGATTAACCAAACCCACCGGAAAATCAGGGAAGTGTCAGCAGACGGTGCTTATGACGCCCGTTACTGCCACGATGCGTTGCTAAGAAAGAAAATCAGGCCGCTTATCCCGCCGCGAAGCGGAGCGAAATACTGGCCGGACAAGTACCATGAACGTAACCATGCGGTGGCGAATCAGCGTCTGAGCGGGAGTAATGATATGTGGAAAAAGAAAGTGGGTTATCACCGGCGTTCAGTGGCTGAAACAGCCATGTTCCGCATAAAAACTTTGCTGGGTGGCCATCTGAGCCTGCGTGACTACGATGCTCAGGTGGGTGAAGCCATGGCGATGGTCAAAGCGCTGAACCGTATGACCTTGTTGGGGATGCCACACAGCGTCAGGATCGGATAA
- a CDS encoding IS5 family transposase (programmed frameshift): MPRLMLSDDQYERISPFLPGKDSEPGRTAADNRLFVEAVLWIARTGSPWRDLPPDFGLWNSVYKRFARWSRAEIWHSVFAELAGDADFEEIFIDSTIVRVHQHAAGAPKKTGDQSIGRSRGGLTTKIHALVDGLGMLARFSLTGGQKSDTREALPLLGELKPSSLAADKAYDTNVILQYLESVGIQAVIPSKENRREQRPLDKHLYASRNLIERFFCRIKQFRRVATRFDKLSKRFASFVALAAAFVWLC, translated from the exons ATGCCAAGATTGATGCTCAGTGATGACCAATACGAACGGATTAGCCCGTTTTTGCCGGGAAAGGATTCGGAGCCGGGACGAACAGCAGCAGATAATCGGCTTTTTGTCGAAGCGGTTTTATGGATCGCCCGAACTGGAAGCCCATGGAGAGATTTACCACCCGATTTCGGACTCTGGAACAGTGTGTACAAACGCTTTGCCAGATGGTCACGGGCAGAAATATGGCATTCCGTTTTTGCTGAACTTGCGGGCGATGCCGATTTCGAGGAAATCTTCATCGACAGCACTATCGTACGGGTTCATCAGCATGCAGCGGGCGCTCCCAAAAAAACGG GTGACCAGTCGATTGGTCGTTCTCGCGGGGGATTGACAACCAAGATTCACGCTCTGGTTGATGGGCTGGGCATGCTTGCCCGTTTTAGTTTGACTGGTGGTCAAAAGAGCGACACCAGAGAAGCATTGCCTTTACTTGGTGAATTGAAACCTTCAAGCTTGGCTGCAGACAAAGCCTACGATACGAATGTGATTCTACAATATCTGGAGTCGGTAGGCATTCAGGCTGTCATCCCCAGCAAAGAGAATCGCCGTGAGCAACGCCCACTGGACAAACATCTTTACGCTTCACGCAATTTGATCGAACGTTTCTTTTGCCGTATCAAGCAATTTCGACGCGTAGCTACACGCTTCGACAAACTCTCAAAACGCTTCGCATCATTCGTTGCGCTCGCTGCTGCATTCGTCTGGCTGTGTTAA
- a CDS encoding thymidine kinase: MAQLYFYYSAMNAGKSTALLQSSYNYQERGMRTLILTAEIDQRDGIGRVSSRIGLSAPALVFNLETDLLTLLVNVQREQPVHCILIDECQFLTREQVNQLSDIVDELDIPVLCYGLRTDFQGELFSGSQYLLAWADKLIELKTVCHCGRKANRVLRLDAQGNPLREGEQVVIGGNERYVSVCRKHYKSALGLIHASLSADSH, encoded by the coding sequence ATGGCACAACTTTATTTTTATTACTCGGCAATGAACGCGGGAAAGTCTACCGCATTATTACAGTCCTCTTATAACTACCAGGAACGGGGGATGAGGACGCTGATTTTAACGGCTGAAATAGACCAGCGCGATGGTATCGGGCGGGTCAGCTCGCGCATTGGACTTTCCGCCCCGGCCCTGGTGTTTAATTTAGAAACTGATTTGTTGACCTTGTTGGTTAATGTGCAACGTGAGCAGCCTGTGCACTGTATATTAATCGATGAGTGCCAGTTTCTAACCCGCGAGCAGGTGAATCAACTGTCAGACATTGTCGATGAATTGGATATTCCGGTGCTGTGCTACGGTCTACGCACTGATTTTCAGGGCGAATTATTCTCCGGTAGCCAGTATTTGCTCGCCTGGGCGGATAAGCTGATCGAGTTGAAAACGGTCTGTCATTGCGGGCGCAAAGCGAATAGGGTACTGCGACTTGATGCGCAGGGCAACCCGCTGCGCGAAGGTGAGCAGGTGGTGATCGGGGGCAATGAGCGCTATGTGTCAGTCTGCCGTAAACACTATAAAAGCGCATTGGGATTAATCCACGCTTCACTCTCTGCAGATAGCCACTAG
- the hns gene encoding histone-like nucleoid-structuring protein H-NS, with protein MSEALKVLNNIRTLRAQARECSLDTLEEMLEKLEVVVNERRDEDNQAQAEIEERTRKLQQYRDMLIADGIDPNELLQSLGAAKTPGKSKRAARPAKYQYTDENGEARTWTGQGRTPAVIKKAIEEQGKSLDDFLL; from the coding sequence ATGAGCGAAGCACTAAAGGTTCTAAACAACATCCGTACTCTGCGCGCCCAAGCGAGAGAATGCAGCCTGGATACTTTGGAAGAAATGCTGGAAAAACTGGAAGTCGTTGTCAATGAGCGTCGTGACGAAGATAATCAGGCTCAGGCAGAAATCGAAGAACGTACCCGTAAATTACAACAATATCGTGATATGTTGATTGCTGATGGCATCGACCCGAATGAACTGTTGCAATCTTTGGGTGCAGCAAAAACACCGGGCAAAAGCAAACGCGCCGCACGCCCTGCAAAATATCAATATACCGATGAAAACGGCGAAGCAAGAACGTGGACTGGCCAAGGCCGCACCCCTGCCGTGATCAAGAAAGCCATTGAAGAGCAAGGTAAATCGCTGGACGATTTCCTGCTGTAA
- the galU gene encoding UTP--glucose-1-phosphate uridylyltransferase GalU, which yields MSTVNKKVRKAVIPVAGLGTRMLPATKAIPKEMLPLVDKPLIQYVVNECIAAGLNEIILVTHSSKNSIENHFDTSFELEAILEKRVKRQLLEEVQSICPKHVTIMQVRQGLAKGLGHAVMCAHPLVGDEPVAVILPDVIIDEFESNLKKDNLSEMLARFSETGHSQIMVEPVEEVSSYGVVDCKGQTLQPGDSAPMVGVVEKPKASEAPSNLAIVGRYVLSADIWSLLEKTPPGAGNEIQLTDAIAMLMEKETVEAYHLKGGSHDCGNKLGYMRAFVEYGLRHNTLGNDFAAWLNETVNENDVK from the coding sequence ATGTCAACGGTGAATAAAAAAGTTAGAAAAGCGGTCATCCCCGTCGCAGGGCTAGGGACTCGGATGCTGCCGGCAACAAAAGCGATTCCAAAAGAAATGTTGCCGCTGGTTGATAAGCCGCTCATTCAATACGTCGTCAATGAGTGTATCGCCGCAGGCTTGAACGAAATTATTTTAGTTACACACTCATCTAAGAATTCTATTGAAAACCACTTCGATACCAGTTTTGAGCTGGAAGCGATATTGGAGAAGCGTGTTAAACGCCAATTGTTGGAAGAAGTTCAGTCTATTTGCCCGAAGCACGTCACCATCATGCAAGTGCGTCAGGGGTTGGCAAAAGGGTTGGGACACGCTGTGATGTGCGCACACCCGTTAGTCGGGGATGAGCCGGTCGCCGTTATTTTGCCCGACGTTATCATTGATGAATTTGAATCCAACCTGAAAAAAGACAACCTGAGTGAAATGCTGGCGCGTTTTTCTGAAACGGGTCATAGCCAAATTATGGTTGAACCGGTTGAAGAAGTCAGCAGCTATGGTGTTGTTGACTGCAAAGGGCAAACATTACAGCCGGGCGACAGTGCGCCAATGGTGGGCGTCGTGGAAAAACCCAAGGCGTCAGAGGCACCGTCCAATTTGGCCATTGTCGGTCGCTATGTGCTATCGGCTGATATTTGGTCTCTGCTGGAAAAAACACCGCCGGGAGCGGGTAATGAAATCCAGTTAACGGATGCCATTGCCATGTTGATGGAAAAAGAAACCGTAGAGGCTTACCACCTTAAAGGGGGCAGTCACGACTGCGGAAACAAATTGGGTTACATGCGTGCATTTGTAGAATACGGCCTGCGTCACAATACGCTGGGTAATGATTTTGCTGCATGGCTTAATGAAACCGTTAATGAAAATGATGTGAAATAA
- the rssB gene encoding two-component system response regulator RssB: MGQPLTDKHILIVEDEAVFRSVIAGYLTSLGASVREAVNGVDALAVMQGYHPDLIVCDLEMPLMGGIEFVETLRLQDNRTPILVVSATSQMGDVAKVLRLGVQDVMLKPIRDYARLREAVMTCMYPDMFTSQLSEVEQLMEDMDSLNQSPDAVNKLLAQLQPPVHQKIAGCSVRYRQLTSLEQPGLVLDIAALSDDDLAFYCLDVTQAANNNGTLAALLLRTLFNGLLQEHLANQQHRLPELPVLLRQVNQLLRQANLNGRFPLLVGYYHRGLQRLILISAGLHAMLNAGEEQLVLNNGIPLGTLDGAYLNQLNHECSAFECQVWGRGGRLRLMLSAD; this comes from the coding sequence ATGGGGCAGCCATTAACAGATAAGCACATATTGATTGTTGAAGATGAGGCGGTATTTCGTTCCGTGATCGCTGGCTATCTGACATCGCTGGGTGCGTCTGTGCGTGAAGCTGTCAATGGGGTGGATGCATTGGCCGTAATGCAAGGCTATCACCCTGATTTGATCGTGTGCGATTTGGAAATGCCACTGATGGGGGGCATTGAGTTCGTTGAAACGCTCAGGTTGCAAGATAATCGCACGCCCATTCTGGTGGTGTCTGCTACCAGCCAGATGGGGGATGTCGCCAAAGTGCTGCGTCTGGGCGTACAGGATGTGATGCTTAAGCCTATCCGCGATTATGCGCGCTTGCGCGAGGCCGTGATGACCTGCATGTATCCCGACATGTTTACTTCTCAACTGAGTGAAGTTGAGCAGTTGATGGAGGATATGGATTCACTCAATCAATCGCCAGATGCTGTTAATAAACTGCTGGCGCAGCTACAGCCGCCGGTGCATCAAAAAATAGCAGGTTGCAGCGTGCGTTACCGCCAATTGACGTCATTAGAGCAGCCGGGTTTGGTACTGGATATTGCCGCATTGTCTGATGATGATTTGGCGTTCTATTGTCTTGATGTGACACAAGCCGCTAATAATAACGGCACGCTGGCGGCTTTGCTGCTGCGCACACTGTTTAACGGATTGTTGCAAGAGCATCTGGCTAATCAGCAACACCGTCTACCTGAATTGCCTGTATTGCTGCGACAGGTCAATCAATTGCTGCGTCAGGCCAATCTTAATGGGCGTTTCCCGTTGCTAGTGGGCTACTATCACCGAGGATTGCAACGACTCATTCTTATTTCAGCCGGTTTGCATGCCATGCTGAACGCGGGAGAGGAGCAGTTGGTGTTAAACAATGGTATTCCACTCGGCACCCTCGATGGAGCATATCTTAACCAATTAAACCATGAGTGCTCCGCTTTTGAATGTCAGGTATGGGGACGCGGTGGACGCTTACGACTGATGTTATCAGCAGATTGA
- the rssA gene encoding patatin-like phospholipase RssA: MRQRKIGLALGSGAAKGWAHIGVIQALTEMGIVVDVVAGCSVGALVGAAYATNRLNAMARWVSGFHHWDVIRLMDLSWQRGGLLRGDRVFNQVRHILRTQQIEECAIKFGAVATNLTTARELWLTEGDLHHAIRASCSMPGLLAPVRHNDYWLVDGAVVNPVPVSLARALGADVVIAVDLQHNATLGHDDMLSVAAMAEETHADSTPLNWQHKLRQRLSMGLQRQRANRAPSAMDIMTASIQVLENRLKMHRMAGDPPDVVVQPYCPQIATLDFHRAHEAIAAGRLAVEKKQDELQLLVNRDAG; this comes from the coding sequence ATGAGGCAAAGAAAGATTGGCCTGGCGCTGGGATCGGGCGCGGCAAAAGGATGGGCCCATATTGGTGTCATTCAGGCATTGACTGAAATGGGTATTGTGGTCGATGTGGTAGCCGGTTGCTCTGTAGGCGCTTTAGTGGGTGCGGCTTATGCGACTAACCGACTGAATGCCATGGCGCGCTGGGTGAGTGGGTTTCATCATTGGGATGTGATTCGCCTGATGGATCTATCTTGGCAGCGGGGTGGGTTACTGCGTGGCGATCGGGTATTTAATCAGGTACGACACATCTTGCGTACCCAGCAGATAGAGGAGTGTGCTATCAAGTTCGGTGCGGTGGCTACCAACCTGACAACAGCGCGAGAACTGTGGCTTACCGAGGGCGATCTGCACCATGCGATCCGCGCTTCATGCAGCATGCCGGGATTGCTCGCACCGGTGCGACACAATGACTATTGGTTGGTTGATGGTGCAGTGGTGAACCCGGTGCCTGTTTCTCTGGCACGCGCACTGGGCGCTGACGTGGTAATTGCCGTGGATTTGCAGCATAACGCCACGCTGGGGCATGACGACATGCTGTCGGTGGCCGCGATGGCTGAGGAGACGCATGCGGATTCGACGCCGCTCAACTGGCAGCACAAGCTTCGGCAGCGCTTGTCCATGGGGTTGCAGCGTCAGCGTGCCAACCGTGCACCTTCCGCGATGGATATCATGACGGCCTCCATTCAGGTGCTGGAAAACCGTTTAAAAATGCATCGTATGGCTGGCGACCCGCCTGATGTGGTGGTGCAGCCCTATTGTCCACAAATCGCCACGCTGGATTTTCATCGCGCGCATGAGGCGATTGCGGCAGGGCGACTGGCCGTTGAGAAAAAGCAGGATGAATTGCAACTGCTGGTAAACCGAGACGCAGGCTAA
- a CDS encoding YchJ family protein gives MPQSCPCGSGKQYTACCLPYLQRTDIAPTPEALMRSRYCAYVAHDVDYLIATWDPALQPEKWRASIAESAQDTQWQRLNVLATSPGRDADEGYVEFAARYTDTAQPERTSLMRERSRFLRRLDRWYYVDGVHLQTGRNDRCPCGSDKKYKQCCGRR, from the coding sequence GTGCCGCAAAGCTGTCCCTGCGGGAGTGGTAAGCAGTATACCGCATGCTGCCTTCCCTATCTGCAACGCACCGACATCGCACCAACGCCAGAAGCATTAATGCGTTCACGCTATTGTGCGTACGTAGCCCATGACGTTGATTATCTTATTGCTACCTGGGACCCTGCGCTTCAACCTGAAAAATGGCGGGCTTCAATCGCCGAAAGCGCCCAGGATACGCAGTGGCAACGCTTGAACGTGCTGGCTACCAGCCCAGGACGCGATGCGGATGAAGGATATGTCGAATTCGCTGCGCGCTATACCGACACCGCGCAGCCAGAGCGCACATCGCTGATGCGCGAACGCTCACGCTTCCTTCGCCGCCTCGATCGCTGGTACTATGTGGATGGCGTACATCTGCAAACTGGCAGAAACGATCGCTGTCCATGCGGTTCGGACAAAAAATACAAACAGTGCTGCGGGCGAAGATAG
- the purU gene encoding formyltetrahydrofolate deformylase — MQSQAIQRKVLRTICPDAKGLIAKITNICYKHELNIVQNNEFVDHRTGRFFMRTELEGIFNDTTLLADLDGALPEGSVRELSDAGRRRIVVLVTKEAHCLGDLLMKSAYGGLDVEIAAVIGNHDTLQTLVERFDIPFHLVSHEGLSREAHDQLMIEQIDAYKPDYVVLAKYMRVLTPAFVQHYPNQVINIHHSFLPAFIGARPYHQAYERGVKIIGATAHYVNDSLDEGPIIMQDVINVDHTYTADDMMRAGRDVEKNVLSRALYRVLAQRVFVYGNRTIIL; from the coding sequence ATGCAATCTCAGGCAATACAACGAAAAGTGTTGCGTACTATTTGCCCCGATGCGAAGGGGCTTATCGCGAAAATTACCAATATCTGCTACAAGCATGAATTAAACATTGTGCAGAACAATGAATTTGTCGATCACCGCACCGGGCGCTTTTTCATGCGTACTGAATTAGAAGGGATCTTCAATGACACGACGCTGCTGGCGGATTTGGACGGCGCGCTGCCGGAAGGTTCCGTGCGTGAACTGAGCGATGCGGGCCGTCGTCGCATCGTGGTTCTGGTCACCAAAGAGGCGCATTGTCTGGGCGATTTGCTGATGAAGAGCGCCTACGGTGGCCTGGATGTTGAGATTGCCGCCGTGATTGGCAACCACGATACCTTGCAGACGCTGGTTGAGCGTTTTGATATCCCGTTCCATCTGGTGAGCCATGAAGGGCTTTCGCGCGAAGCACACGACCAGCTGATGATTGAGCAGATTGACGCCTACAAACCGGATTATGTGGTATTGGCCAAATACATGCGCGTATTGACGCCTGCTTTTGTGCAGCACTATCCGAATCAGGTGATCAACATCCACCACTCGTTCCTGCCAGCATTCATCGGTGCGCGTCCCTATCATCAGGCCTATGAGCGCGGCGTGAAGATTATCGGTGCGACTGCCCACTATGTGAACGATAGCCTGGATGAAGGTCCGATCATTATGCAGGATGTGATCAACGTCGATCACACCTATACCGCCGATGACATGATGCGTGCAGGCCGCGACGTCGAGAAAAACGTCCTTAGCCGCGCCCTGTACCGCGTGCTGGCGCAGCGGGTTTTCGTTTACGGTAATCGCACCATTATTCTTTAA
- a CDS encoding MFS transporter, giving the protein MKNNFNVFVASSAFSLLGIEIYHITLPLLALSLNLDPVQISWCVFAFYCPVIFIKIISSPFIEKSNKISVLKCSECGRIFCLALFILLLMLFRDASFWWIMAVSLAYGIFTVFTEVAEPVVIKGLIQGHASTSALSTYEIRTRAVQLVAPALCGYLISVNIFFPYSVNLLFSLLAVCLLFLMRIDAPPTARAAHSSVGADIQQAFRWLRDNKLFSVIVALTALNNFLHPILYLTVIWSLKAQNTAFEITGLVLSGLGAGGLIGSFISRKVINLLSLRQLVLIVNLARVLIFCGFLVFTDPVSIFVLFVFKAIMGGIWNVSYNVFTLQEMPLKLAARISAVSGTLVKISAGVGSLVAGYSLGFIGADLTLVTLAVLTLFMVFTILFCV; this is encoded by the coding sequence ATGAAGAACAATTTTAACGTTTTTGTCGCAAGTTCTGCGTTTTCACTTCTGGGAATTGAAATTTACCACATCACGCTACCTTTGCTGGCGTTGAGTCTCAACCTCGACCCGGTGCAGATAAGCTGGTGTGTGTTTGCTTTTTATTGCCCGGTGATTTTTATCAAAATAATATCATCACCGTTCATAGAAAAATCAAACAAGATCAGCGTGCTAAAATGCAGCGAGTGTGGGCGCATTTTCTGTTTGGCGCTGTTTATCCTGTTGCTCATGTTGTTTCGCGATGCCAGCTTCTGGTGGATTATGGCGGTTTCACTCGCTTATGGCATATTCACCGTGTTTACTGAAGTGGCTGAACCTGTGGTCATCAAGGGACTGATTCAGGGACACGCCTCTACGTCAGCCTTGTCAACCTACGAGATCAGAACCCGAGCCGTTCAGCTTGTTGCGCCAGCATTGTGCGGCTATCTGATCTCTGTGAATATTTTCTTTCCCTATTCCGTCAATCTGCTCTTTTCGCTGTTAGCCGTGTGCTTATTGTTCCTGATGCGTATTGATGCCCCCCCGACAGCACGTGCTGCGCATTCCTCGGTGGGCGCTGATATCCAACAGGCATTTCGCTGGTTGCGCGACAATAAATTGTTTAGCGTCATCGTTGCACTGACCGCGCTTAACAATTTTTTACATCCTATTCTCTATCTGACGGTGATATGGAGCCTGAAAGCACAAAATACCGCCTTTGAAATAACCGGCCTGGTGCTTTCTGGTCTGGGGGCGGGCGGTCTTATCGGCAGCTTTATTTCACGCAAAGTGATTAACCTATTGTCGCTCAGGCAGTTGGTTCTCATTGTCAATCTGGCTCGCGTGCTGATTTTCTGTGGGTTTCTCGTCTTTACCGATCCGGTGTCGATTTTTGTGCTGTTTGTCTTTAAAGCCATCATGGGGGGGATATGGAATGTCAGTTATAACGTATTCACCCTTCAGGAGATGCCGCTCAAACTGGCGGCAAGGATTTCTGCGGTGAGCGGGACGTTGGTGAAAATCAGCGCTGGCGTTGGTAGCCTGGTGGCCGGATATTCTCTGGGATTTATCGGGGCGGATTTGACGCTGGTTACACTGGCCGTGCTGACCTTGTTCATGGTGTTTACCATACTCTTTTGTGTGTAA
- a CDS encoding trimeric intracellular cation channel family protein — translation MLTYIYLIAITAEGMSGALAAGRRNMDIFGVAMIAFITALGGGTVRDILLGNYPIGWTQHPGYIYLTIGADLFTIVIARIMHHLHRLFLILDAMGLIAFTIIGCNVALKLNYSFTVVIMAGIVTGIFGGILRDIFCNRTPMVLRKELYASVSLLVALLYLGLKALQINHDINLLVSFTLGLSLRLAAIRWSWQLPVFSYSPGSWKGKA, via the coding sequence GTGCTTACTTACATCTATCTGATCGCAATTACCGCAGAAGGCATGTCTGGTGCATTGGCCGCCGGACGCAGGAACATGGATATTTTCGGTGTGGCGATGATCGCCTTTATCACCGCACTGGGCGGTGGCACCGTTCGTGACATCCTGCTCGGCAACTATCCCATCGGCTGGACGCAACACCCCGGTTATATCTATCTGACGATTGGTGCAGACCTGTTCACTATCGTGATTGCCCGCATCATGCATCACCTGCATCGACTGTTCCTGATCCTTGACGCTATGGGGCTGATTGCCTTTACCATTATCGGCTGCAATGTGGCGCTGAAGCTGAACTATTCCTTTACCGTGGTCATTATGGCAGGGATTGTCACCGGGATCTTCGGCGGTATTCTGCGCGACATTTTTTGCAACCGTACGCCGATGGTACTCCGTAAAGAGCTCTATGCCAGCGTCTCACTGCTGGTGGCGCTGCTGTATCTCGGGCTGAAAGCGTTACAGATCAACCACGATATTAATCTGCTGGTGTCGTTTACGCTGGGGCTGTCGCTGCGTTTGGCGGCGATCCGTTGGTCATGGCAGTTGCCGGTGTTTTCTTACTCGCCGGGCAGTTGGAAAGGAAAAGCCTGA
- the xthA gene encoding exodeoxyribonuclease III: protein MKVVSFNIDGLRARPHQLAAIIAQHQPDIIGLQETKVHDDMFPFEEIRKLGYQVYYYGQKGHYGVALLCKETPIAVRYGFPSDEPDAQRRIIMADFATPAGTLTVINGYFPQGESRDHPVKFPAKTRFYADLQTYLTQHHTPEQPLIVMGDINISPTDLDIGIGEENRKRWLRTGKCSFLPEEREWMARLLGWGLVDTFRALAPDTTDRYSWFDYRSAGFDDNRGLRIDVILASQALATHCTASDIDYDIRSMEKPSDHAPIWATFTGL, encoded by the coding sequence ATGAAAGTTGTTTCTTTTAATATCGATGGGCTGCGTGCCCGCCCTCACCAACTGGCCGCTATCATCGCCCAGCATCAGCCGGATATCATTGGCTTGCAGGAAACCAAAGTACACGATGATATGTTTCCCTTCGAAGAGATACGCAAGCTGGGCTATCAGGTCTACTACTACGGGCAAAAAGGCCATTATGGCGTCGCGCTGCTGTGTAAAGAGACGCCGATTGCCGTGCGCTACGGCTTTCCCAGCGATGAACCCGATGCGCAGCGACGCATCATCATGGCGGATTTCGCCACGCCCGCTGGCACGCTGACCGTTATCAATGGCTATTTCCCGCAGGGAGAGAGCCGCGACCACCCGGTGAAATTCCCGGCCAAAACGCGCTTTTATGCCGACTTGCAGACCTATCTGACGCAGCATCACACCCCGGAGCAACCGCTGATCGTCATGGGGGATATCAATATCAGCCCAACAGATCTGGATATTGGCATTGGTGAAGAAAACCGTAAGCGCTGGCTGCGCACCGGTAAGTGTTCATTTTTACCCGAAGAACGTGAATGGATGGCGCGCCTGCTGGGATGGGGATTGGTCGATACCTTCCGCGCGCTGGCGCCAGACACTACCGACCGCTATTCCTGGTTTGACTACCGCTCTGCTGGTTTTGACGACAATCGCGGCCTGCGCATCGATGTGATCCTCGCCAGTCAGGCATTGGCGACGCACTGCACAGCAAGCGATATCGATTACGACATCCGCAGCATGGAAAAACCCTCTGACCACGCGCCGATTTGGGCCACGTTCACCGGGCTCTGA
- a CDS encoding DUF1496 domain-containing protein, producing the protein MKSSQVMLFVGALVSLPVWAQSAATTLPVPSRGNTDIVVGVPPSVIWGDNNGSTRREPQNNCMRCCVFENRNYTEGAVVRTEGVLLQCTRDRQTLGTNNLIWQVLKQ; encoded by the coding sequence ATGAAATCATCACAGGTGATGTTGTTTGTCGGCGCGCTGGTCTCTCTGCCCGTGTGGGCGCAATCTGCCGCGACGACCCTGCCCGTGCCCTCGCGGGGCAACACGGATATCGTGGTTGGCGTACCGCCCAGTGTGATTTGGGGCGATAACAACGGTTCGACGCGGCGAGAGCCGCAAAACAACTGTATGCGTTGCTGCGTGTTTGAGAACCGTAATTATACGGAAGGCGCTGTGGTGCGAACGGAAGGGGTGTTGTTGCAGTGTACGCGTGACAGGCAAACGCTGGGGACGAATAATCTGATCTGGCAAGTGCTGAAACAGTAA